The following are encoded in a window of uncultured Ilyobacter sp. genomic DNA:
- the tsf gene encoding translation elongation factor Ts, with product MAVITASMVKELRERTGAGMMDCKKALTEKDGNMEVAIDYLREKGMAKAAKKAGRTAAEGLVFDGVSADNKTAVLIEFNSETDFVAKNEAFVNFGKKLVEIALNNDVNTVEELKAVEIDGKTVETLITELIAKIGENMNLRRMEKVATEGFVSTYSHLGGKLAVIVEMSGEATDENKEKANGIAMHVAALDPKHLNSSEVTTDDLEREKEIARKQLEAEGKPAQIIEKILVGKMNKFYEENCLVNQVYVRAENKETVEEFAGDISVLSFKRMKVGEGIEKEESDFAAEVAAQING from the coding sequence ATGGCAGTTATCACAGCTAGTATGGTAAAAGAGCTAAGAGAAAGAACTGGTGCTGGAATGATGGATTGTAAGAAAGCGCTTACAGAAAAAGATGGGAATATGGAAGTAGCTATCGACTACCTAAGAGAAAAAGGTATGGCTAAGGCAGCTAAAAAAGCAGGAAGAACAGCAGCAGAAGGACTTGTTTTTGACGGTGTTTCAGCTGATAACAAAACTGCTGTACTTATAGAGTTTAACTCAGAAACTGACTTCGTTGCTAAAAATGAAGCTTTCGTAAACTTTGGAAAGAAACTTGTAGAGATCGCTCTTAACAACGATGTAAATACTGTTGAAGAGCTTAAAGCTGTAGAGATAGATGGAAAAACTGTAGAAACTTTAATAACTGAATTAATAGCTAAAATCGGTGAAAACATGAACCTCAGAAGAATGGAAAAGGTTGCCACTGAAGGTTTTGTTTCTACGTACAGCCACTTAGGTGGAAAATTGGCAGTAATCGTAGAAATGTCTGGAGAGGCTACAGATGAAAACAAAGAAAAGGCTAACGGAATAGCTATGCACGTAGCTGCACTTGATCCAAAGCACTTAAATTCATCTGAAGTAACAACTGATGACCTTGAGAGAGAAAAAGAAATAGCTAGAAAGCAGCTTGAAGCAGAAGGAAAACCAGCTCAAATCATAGAGAAGATTCTTGTAGGTAAAATGAACAAGTTCTATGAGGAAAACTGCCTAGTTAACCAAGTATATGTAAGAGCAGAAAATAAAGAAACTGTTGAGGAATTTGCTGGAGACATCTCTGTACTTTCATTTAAAAGAATGAAAGTAGGAGAGGGAATCGAGAAAGAAGAATCTGATTTCGCAGCAGAAGTTGCAGCTCAAATTAACGGATAA
- a CDS encoding 1-deoxy-D-xylulose-5-phosphate reductoisomerase, with protein sequence MKMITILGSTGSIGTNALEVIRNSKGKFKVLAMSAHNNHDLLLEQIEEFSPKYVSIGTEEGYKVIKDRYPDLLVYRGEEGLKILGGLEEADTVLTAVSGSVGIEATIEAVKKEKRIALANKETMVAAGELINKLLEEYKGAEIIPVDSEHSAIFQSMLGGRREEVKKIIITASGGTFRGKNLEELKNVTVEEALKHPNWSMGKKITIDSSTLVNKGLEVIEAHQLFRLPYESIEVLVHPQSIVHSMVEFRDTTVIAQLGAPDMKVPIQYAFTYPEREENISFGSLDFKKISQLNFEEPDHKVFKGIEYALEAGKVGKSMPTVFNAANEVAVDLFLKGKIKFLEIYMILREAIDRHTPVEIIDFETIKKVDLETRNWIRTNFG encoded by the coding sequence ATGAAAATGATAACAATACTTGGATCTACAGGAAGCATTGGAACAAATGCCCTTGAAGTAATAAGAAACAGCAAAGGAAAATTTAAAGTGCTGGCAATGAGTGCTCATAATAATCATGACCTCTTACTTGAACAGATAGAGGAATTCTCTCCAAAATATGTATCTATAGGAACTGAAGAGGGTTACAAAGTGATAAAGGATAGATATCCTGACCTTTTAGTCTACAGAGGAGAAGAAGGGCTAAAAATTCTAGGGGGACTCGAAGAAGCAGACACAGTCTTAACTGCAGTAAGCGGCTCTGTGGGGATAGAGGCTACAATAGAGGCTGTGAAGAAAGAGAAAAGAATAGCCCTAGCAAACAAAGAAACAATGGTGGCGGCAGGAGAGCTCATAAATAAACTACTAGAAGAGTATAAAGGGGCAGAAATAATACCTGTAGACAGTGAACACTCGGCTATATTTCAGTCTATGCTAGGCGGAAGAAGGGAAGAGGTAAAAAAAATAATAATAACAGCTAGTGGAGGAACTTTTAGAGGAAAGAATCTAGAGGAACTGAAAAATGTAACTGTGGAAGAGGCACTGAAACACCCAAATTGGTCAATGGGGAAAAAGATAACAATAGACTCTTCTACCCTTGTAAATAAAGGACTAGAGGTTATAGAAGCTCATCAGTTATTTAGGTTACCCTATGAGAGTATAGAGGTCCTAGTGCATCCACAGAGTATAGTTCACTCTATGGTAGAATTTCGTGACACTACAGTTATAGCACAACTTGGAGCACCTGATATGAAGGTACCAATTCAATATGCCTTTACATACCCAGAGAGGGAAGAAAACATAAGCTTCGGTAGTTTGGATTTTAAAAAAATATCACAGCTTAATTTTGAAGAACCAGATCATAAAGTTTTTAAAGGGATAGAATATGCCCTCGAAGCTGGTAAAGTAGGAAAATCAATGCCGACGGTATTTAATGCAGCGAATGAAGTGGCAGTGGATCTTTTTTTAAAAGGAAAAATAAAGTTTTTGGAAATATATATGATACTGAGAGAGGCTATAGACAGGCACACTCCTGTAGAAATAATTGATTTTGAAACCATAAAAAAAGTGGATCTAGAGACTAGGAACTGGATCAGGACTAATTTTGGCTAA
- a CDS encoding phosphatidate cytidylyltransferase, which produces MKSRLIVAILGIPVLIYILLSGGLLLLLFANVIIGTALYEFYDMMERSGKRPLKKLGMILGLSIPNFTYIYMKGHHFGELLPFVISLGVMLLIISRVLESRSEEASRDIGGTLLGVMYISFLFSHIIAMSFLQQGNLWILTAQIMVWVCDSFAYFVGLSTGRKFFRRGLSDISPKKSIEGTLGGIFFTVLTLGIIRYFFYLKESPLSLLGVLAMGIFVSVMAQIGDLGESLFKRDFKIKDSGNILGGHGGILDRFDSMIFVVPTMFYLLKILFV; this is translated from the coding sequence ATGAAAAGTAGACTAATTGTAGCTATACTTGGGATACCGGTTTTGATCTACATACTTTTGAGTGGAGGGCTGCTTCTTCTACTTTTTGCCAATGTAATAATAGGAACTGCTCTTTATGAGTTTTATGACATGATGGAAAGATCTGGGAAAAGGCCGCTTAAAAAACTAGGTATGATTCTGGGGCTTTCGATACCTAATTTCACTTATATATATATGAAAGGACATCATTTTGGTGAACTTTTACCATTTGTAATCTCACTGGGAGTAATGCTTCTTATAATCAGCAGGGTTTTGGAAAGTCGTTCTGAGGAAGCGAGCAGAGATATAGGGGGGACACTTCTAGGAGTTATGTATATATCATTTTTATTTTCCCATATAATTGCCATGAGTTTTCTCCAGCAAGGGAATCTATGGATATTGACGGCTCAGATTATGGTGTGGGTCTGTGACTCTTTTGCTTATTTTGTGGGACTTTCTACAGGAAGAAAGTTTTTTAGGAGAGGTCTAAGTGACATAAGTCCTAAAAAATCAATAGAGGGAACGTTGGGGGGGATATTTTTTACAGTCCTAACGCTAGGTATAATAAGATATTTTTTCTACCTCAAGGAAAGTCCGCTTTCTCTTCTAGGAGTGTTAGCTATGGGAATTTTTGTAAGTGTTATGGCTCAAATAGGAGACCTTGGAGAGTCACTTTTTAAACGTGATTTTAAGATAAAGGACTCAGGTAATATTCTAGGGGGTCACGGAGGAATATTGGACAGATTTGACAGTATGATATTTGTGGTGCCTACAATGTTTTATCTACTTAAAATATTATTTGTTTAA
- the pyrH gene encoding UMP kinase: MKPVYERVLLKLSGEALMGDQEFGISSEVIGSYARQIKEVVDLGVEVAIVIGGGNIFRGLSGAEQGVDRVTGDHMGMLATVINSLALQNSIEKIGVQTRVQTAIEMPKIAEPFIKRKAQRHMEKGRVVIFGAGTGNPYFTTDTAAALRAIEINADVVIKATKVDGIYDKDPVKHSDAKKYETVTYTEVLNKDLKVMDATAISLCRENNLPIIVFNSLLEGNIRRVITGEEIGTTVIEG; this comes from the coding sequence ATGAAACCTGTATATGAGAGAGTTCTTTTAAAACTCAGTGGAGAAGCTTTGATGGGAGACCAGGAGTTTGGAATTTCTTCAGAAGTAATAGGGTCCTATGCTAGACAGATAAAAGAAGTTGTAGATCTCGGAGTAGAAGTGGCTATCGTAATAGGAGGCGGAAATATTTTCAGAGGTCTGTCAGGGGCAGAACAAGGTGTAGACAGAGTAACTGGAGACCATATGGGAATGCTTGCTACAGTTATAAATTCTTTGGCACTTCAAAATTCAATAGAAAAAATAGGTGTACAGACTAGGGTACAAACAGCGATAGAGATGCCTAAAATTGCAGAGCCTTTCATAAAAAGAAAAGCTCAAAGACATATGGAAAAGGGAAGAGTTGTAATATTTGGAGCTGGAACTGGGAATCCTTATTTTACAACTGATACTGCAGCTGCCCTAAGAGCTATAGAGATCAATGCTGATGTTGTCATAAAAGCAACAAAAGTGGATGGAATCTATGATAAAGATCCTGTGAAGCATAGTGACGCCAAGAAATATGAAACAGTTACTTATACAGAGGTTTTAAACAAAGACCTCAAGGTAATGGATGCCACTGCAATATCGCTCTGCAGGGAAAATAATCTTCCAATTATTGTATTTAATTCTTTATTAGAGGGAAATATCAGAAGAGTTATAACTGGTGAGGAGATAGGAACAACTGTAATAGAAGGATAA
- the rseP gene encoding RIP metalloprotease RseP, translating to MNVLITILILGIIIFIHELGHFLAAKFFKMPVSEFSIGMGPKLYSYEGIETTYSVRSIPIGGFVNIEGMEVDSEVEDGFNTKSPFSRFIVLFAGVFMNFSLALIIIYFMVVSGGKMIQSEEAVIGSVMESSNAYELILEGDRIFEINDREIIDWEDISQVIKEEAGEIPLKIEVMRDGEEMTFVVEPIYEAGRDQPLLGILPEYNVQKYGFIESFKVAGGVFKDLFLQIINGLKLLVTGRVKADDITGPVGMVKVVGEASKGGASLLVWLTALLSVNIGIFNLLPFPALDGGRIVFVILELLGVTVNKKLEERLHMAGMIVLIGLILFITMNDVFNLISD from the coding sequence ATGAATGTTTTAATAACCATACTTATACTAGGAATTATAATATTTATTCATGAGTTGGGGCATTTTTTAGCTGCGAAGTTTTTTAAGATGCCTGTTTCGGAATTCTCTATTGGAATGGGTCCGAAGCTTTATTCCTATGAAGGGATTGAAACCACTTATTCTGTGCGGTCGATTCCAATTGGTGGATTCGTGAATATAGAGGGGATGGAAGTGGATAGTGAAGTGGAAGACGGCTTCAACACCAAGTCCCCTTTTTCACGTTTTATAGTTCTTTTTGCAGGGGTATTTATGAATTTTTCTCTTGCTCTGATCATCATATATTTTATGGTGGTTTCTGGCGGTAAGATGATTCAAAGTGAGGAAGCTGTAATAGGAAGTGTAATGGAAAGCTCAAATGCTTATGAACTTATTCTTGAGGGTGACAGAATATTTGAGATAAATGACAGAGAGATCATAGATTGGGAAGATATAAGTCAAGTAATAAAGGAAGAGGCAGGAGAGATCCCTTTGAAAATAGAAGTTATGAGAGATGGGGAAGAGATGACCTTTGTTGTAGAACCGATATATGAAGCTGGAAGAGATCAGCCACTTCTAGGAATATTACCTGAATACAACGTTCAGAAGTATGGTTTCATAGAAAGTTTTAAAGTTGCAGGTGGGGTTTTTAAAGATCTTTTTTTACAGATAATTAATGGATTAAAACTTTTGGTTACAGGAAGAGTTAAGGCTGATGATATAACCGGTCCTGTGGGGATGGTAAAAGTGGTGGGAGAGGCATCGAAAGGAGGAGCATCACTCCTTGTATGGCTGACTGCTCTACTTTCGGTAAATATAGGAATATTTAATCTGCTTCCCTTTCCGGCCCTTGATGGAGGAAGAATAGTATTTGTAATACTGGAACTTTTGGGTGTCACCGTCAACAAAAAACTTGAAGAAAGACTTCATATGGCTGGAATGATAGTACTCATAGGACTAATACTTTTTATAACAATGAATGATGTATTCAATCTGATATCAGATTGA
- a CDS encoding thymidylate kinase, with the protein MGKLIVIEGTDSSGKQTQSEILYEKLKSEGIKVKKISFPNYESPASEPVKMYLAGEFGEKANDVNPYPVSTMYAIDRYASFKKDWENFYLENGIIITDRYTTSNMVHQASKFADPYKKIKYLDWLEDLEYEKMGIPKPDVVFFLNMPVDVAQKLMSERKNKITGEEAKDIHEKDVEYLRVSHQNACNIAETYQWKEIKCVEDGKLKKIDEISEEIFEAVKEIL; encoded by the coding sequence ATGGGAAAACTGATAGTAATAGAGGGAACAGATTCTAGCGGAAAACAAACTCAAAGTGAAATTCTATATGAAAAATTGAAATCGGAAGGAATAAAGGTAAAAAAAATATCATTTCCAAATTATGAAAGTCCTGCTTCTGAACCAGTAAAAATGTACTTAGCAGGAGAGTTCGGAGAAAAAGCAAACGATGTAAACCCTTATCCTGTATCTACAATGTATGCAATAGACAGGTACGCCTCTTTTAAAAAAGATTGGGAAAATTTTTATTTGGAAAATGGAATAATCATAACAGATAGGTATACAACTTCTAACATGGTTCATCAAGCTTCTAAGTTTGCAGACCCATATAAAAAAATAAAATACCTTGATTGGCTTGAGGATCTCGAGTATGAAAAAATGGGGATTCCGAAGCCGGATGTAGTTTTTTTTCTGAATATGCCAGTGGATGTGGCTCAAAAGCTGATGTCTGAAAGAAAAAATAAAATAACCGGAGAGGAAGCTAAGGATATTCATGAAAAAGATGTAGAGTATCTGAGGGTGTCTCATCAAAATGCATGCAATATAGCGGAGACATATCAGTGGAAAGAGATAAAATGTGTGGAAGACGGCAAACTGAAAAAGATAGATGAAATTTCAGAGGAGATTTTTGAAGCTGTGAAAGAGATACTATAA
- a CDS encoding TetR/AcrR family transcriptional regulator has product METFENLCKRENIINAARRIFVKKGFIDTTIEDLAKAAKISKGTFYNYFNSKEEIFVHILNLDVRERREKLDKILILDLSLKKKYRYICMEYLKDCFEAPDMSLYRLKVLFSNNFGDSEEIKALKYNLCYTSTKYFEKLLEMHKNELKESLQSKIKLSARGLSNHLRVFLYTFLTGEEYFGETKLKSRDELRKNVKMFKLNEITYLMEQITIGGFLK; this is encoded by the coding sequence ATGGAGACTTTTGAAAATTTATGCAAAAGAGAGAATATAATCAATGCTGCAAGAAGGATATTTGTTAAAAAAGGATTCATTGATACAACCATAGAAGACCTGGCCAAAGCCGCAAAAATTTCAAAAGGAACTTTTTACAACTACTTTAATTCAAAGGAAGAGATCTTTGTACACATACTGAATTTGGATGTGAGAGAACGTCGTGAAAAGCTTGATAAAATACTTATCTTAGATCTTTCTCTGAAAAAAAAATACAGATATATATGTATGGAGTATCTAAAAGATTGTTTTGAAGCTCCGGATATGTCTCTCTACAGGCTGAAGGTTTTATTCTCGAATAATTTTGGAGATAGTGAAGAGATAAAGGCACTTAAATATAATCTTTGCTATACATCTACAAAGTATTTTGAGAAACTTCTTGAAATGCACAAAAATGAACTAAAAGAATCTCTTCAGAGTAAGATAAAGCTATCTGCACGAGGTCTATCAAATCATCTGAGGGTTTTTCTATATACTTTTCTCACGGGCGAAGAGTATTTTGGTGAGACAAAACTCAAGTCTAGGGATGAGCTCAGAAAGAATGTAAAAATGTTTAAATTGAATGAGATAACTTATTTGATGGAACAGATAACTATCGGCGGTTTCTTAAAATAG
- the bioA gene encoding adenosylmethionine--8-amino-7-oxononanoate transaminase: protein MTKIEEMNLWYPYAQMKTKDENLHVEWAKGMRIKIKNGEELIDGVASWWCACHGYSNDELNKAATEQMEKFSHVMLGGLTHDPAKNLAKKLVEITPEGLNHVFFSDSGSVGVEVALKMAIQYFSNKGYEKKIKIVGLKGGYHGDTFKTMEVGDDPAYHGAFLNLFRDTYHIDRPTGGYEASEEMVESDISKLEELLREKHDEIAAFIVEPLIQAAGGFNFYSPKYLEKAREVCDKYDVLLIFDEVATGFGRTGKLFAMNHTNIVPDIVVLGKALTGGYLGHAATISSTKVFEAFYSDRGRDAFMHGPTYMGNALTCAVGLKSMDIFERENYLGKIEMIEKQLMRRLGQIKSDKIENVRILGVTGVIEVKESKSLKGFQKFASERGVWLRPFYKYLYTMPPYIATEEDMDRIIDVMEEWFKS, encoded by the coding sequence ATGACAAAGATAGAAGAGATGAACTTGTGGTATCCTTATGCTCAGATGAAAACGAAGGATGAAAATCTCCATGTAGAGTGGGCTAAAGGGATGAGGATAAAGATAAAAAATGGAGAGGAATTAATAGACGGAGTAGCATCATGGTGGTGTGCATGTCACGGGTATAGTAATGACGAGTTAAACAAAGCAGCAACGGAACAAATGGAGAAATTTTCTCATGTGATGCTAGGGGGATTAACTCACGATCCGGCTAAAAATTTGGCAAAAAAATTGGTAGAGATAACTCCAGAGGGCCTTAACCATGTATTCTTCTCTGACAGCGGGTCTGTGGGGGTGGAAGTGGCACTAAAGATGGCTATTCAGTATTTTTCCAACAAGGGCTACGAGAAGAAGATAAAGATAGTAGGCCTTAAAGGAGGCTATCACGGTGATACATTTAAAACTATGGAGGTAGGTGATGATCCTGCTTATCACGGTGCTTTTTTAAATCTTTTTAGGGATACCTACCACATAGACAGACCAACTGGTGGTTATGAGGCTTCAGAGGAAATGGTAGAGAGTGATATATCAAAGTTAGAAGAGCTTCTCAGGGAAAAACATGATGAGATAGCGGCGTTTATAGTAGAACCTCTCATACAGGCAGCAGGGGGATTTAATTTTTACAGTCCTAAATACTTGGAAAAGGCTAGAGAAGTTTGCGATAAATATGATGTGTTATTGATTTTTGATGAAGTTGCAACAGGCTTTGGAAGAACAGGAAAACTTTTTGCAATGAACCATACCAATATAGTACCTGACATAGTTGTTCTCGGAAAAGCACTGACTGGGGGTTATCTAGGTCATGCAGCCACCATTTCTAGCACGAAGGTATTTGAAGCTTTTTACTCAGACAGAGGAAGAGATGCTTTCATGCACGGACCTACATATATGGGTAATGCCCTAACTTGTGCAGTGGGACTCAAAAGTATGGATATATTTGAAAGAGAAAACTATCTGGGGAAAATAGAAATGATAGAAAAACAACTGATGAGAAGACTCGGTCAAATAAAGTCGGATAAAATAGAAAATGTGAGAATACTTGGAGTAACTGGGGTTATAGAGGTAAAAGAATCCAAGAGCCTCAAGGGATTCCAAAAATTTGCCTCTGAAAGAGGGGTGTGGCTCAGACCCTTTTACAAGTACCTCTATACAATGCCTCCTTATATAGCAACAGAGGAGGACATGGATCGCATAATAGATGTCATGGAAGAGTGGTTTAAATCATAG
- the frr gene encoding ribosome recycling factor: MSAQEIMNDCREKMDKAIESTKHKFASIRAGRANVSMLDGIKVEQYGSEMPLNQVANVSAPEARLLVIDPWDKSLIQKIEKTIMTSNLGLTPNNDGKVIRLQIPELTADRRKEYVKLAKSEAENGKIAIRNIRKDANNHLRRVEKDGDITQDELKAFEDDTQNITDEHIKLVDELLKKKEKEITTV, encoded by the coding sequence ATGTCCGCACAAGAAATCATGAATGACTGTAGAGAAAAAATGGATAAAGCTATCGAATCCACAAAACACAAGTTTGCATCAATCAGAGCAGGAAGAGCAAATGTATCAATGCTAGATGGAATAAAAGTAGAGCAATATGGATCTGAGATGCCGTTAAATCAGGTTGCCAACGTATCGGCTCCAGAAGCAAGGCTTCTAGTAATCGATCCTTGGGATAAATCTTTAATCCAAAAGATAGAGAAAACAATCATGACCTCAAATCTAGGACTTACTCCAAACAATGATGGTAAAGTAATAAGACTACAAATACCTGAATTAACCGCTGACAGAAGAAAAGAGTATGTTAAACTTGCAAAATCAGAAGCTGAAAATGGAAAGATAGCTATAAGAAACATAAGAAAAGATGCCAACAATCACCTCAGAAGAGTTGAAAAGGATGGAGACATAACTCAGGATGAGTTAAAAGCATTTGAAGATGATACTCAAAACATTACTGATGAGCACATCAAGCTAGTGGATGAATTGTTGAAAAAGAAAGAAAAAGAGATAACTACTGTATAA
- a CDS encoding isoprenyl transferase, translating to MSGSEKKIPNHIAIIMDGNGRWAKKRGLPRTMGHRAGAKSLKKILTHAGELGVKHLTVYAFSTENWKRPQKEVDTLMKLFKEYLKNEKNTMMKNGVRLMVSGKKEGVNKELLEEIEKTEKLTKDNTRITLNIAFNYGGRSEIVDAVNKIIKDGIAEITEESFSKYLYSDIPDPELLIRTSGELRISNFLLWQIAYTEIYVTDLAWPDFNEAELEKALNTYMKRERRFGGLINEK from the coding sequence GTGTCGGGTTCGGAAAAAAAAATACCAAATCATATAGCGATAATAATGGACGGAAACGGAAGATGGGCAAAAAAAAGAGGGCTTCCAAGAACAATGGGACACAGAGCAGGAGCTAAGTCTCTAAAGAAAATTCTGACCCATGCAGGGGAATTAGGAGTAAAGCATCTAACTGTATACGCATTTTCTACAGAAAACTGGAAGAGGCCTCAGAAAGAGGTAGATACTCTCATGAAATTATTTAAAGAGTATCTCAAAAATGAAAAAAACACCATGATGAAAAATGGTGTTCGGCTAATGGTTTCCGGAAAAAAAGAGGGTGTCAACAAAGAATTACTTGAAGAAATAGAAAAGACAGAAAAACTAACTAAAGACAATACTAGAATAACCCTTAACATAGCTTTCAATTATGGTGGAAGGTCGGAAATAGTAGATGCGGTAAATAAAATAATTAAAGATGGGATAGCTGAGATAACAGAGGAAAGTTTTTCTAAATATCTGTATAGTGATATACCTGACCCTGAACTTCTAATAAGAACCAGCGGAGAATTGAGAATATCAAATTTTCTCCTGTGGCAAATAGCTTATACTGAGATATATGTCACAGATCTTGCCTGGCCTGACTTCAATGAGGCGGAACTTGAAAAAGCCCTGAATACATACATGAAAAGAGAGAGGCGATTTGGAGGATTAATTAATGAAAAGTAG